From the Theropithecus gelada isolate Dixy chromosome 16, Tgel_1.0, whole genome shotgun sequence genome, the window tCTGATGTTGATTAAGtgatgaggaataaatgaaagctttcccacattcgttacatttatagggtttctctccagtatgaatccTTTGATGCTGAGTAAGATTTGCACCTTGTCTATATGCTTTCCCACATATATTGCATTTAAAGGGTTTTTCTCCATTATGAATCCTCTGATGTTGAGTAAGGTGCACACTCTGGCTGAATGCTTTCCCACACACACTGCATttatatggtttctctccagtatgtgtTCTATGATGTTGAGTAAGATTTGCACTCTggctgaaggctttcccacatatattacatatataggatttctctccagtgtgagtggTTTGATGTTGAATAAGGGTTGAGGAATGAGcaaaggcttttccacattcattacatttataaCACTTCTCTCCAGAATGAATTCTCTGATGTCGAATAAGGTAAGTACTCTGACTAAACACTTTCCAACATTCATTGCATTTATATGGTTTCTTCCCAGTATGTATTTTTTGATGCTGAAGAAGGTGTGTACTCTGACTGAAAGTCTTCCCACATTCATTGCATATataaggtttttctccagtatgaactcTCTGATGATTAATCAGTGATGAACTGTGACTGAAGGTTTTACCACATTCCAAGCATttatatggtttctctccagtatgtgtCCTTTGATGGATGGTAAGGTGTGCACGCTGACTAAAGTCTTTCCCACAGTCATCACActtatagggtttctctccagtatgaattctctgatgtatAGTAAGGTGTGCACGCTGGCTGAAGGCTTTACCACACTGGTGGCATTCATATGGTTTTTCTCCAGTGTGCATTCTCTGATGTGCAATGAGGGATGAAATATGCCTAAACTCTttcccacattcttcacattcatACGATTTCTCTTTGGCATGGGTACTTTGGTGTTTCAGGAGGGAAGggtatttcctaaattttttcCCACACACATTACACTTGTAAGGCTTCTCTCCAGGAAGTATTTTCCTATGTACAATACCATATGAGACATGATTGAAGGTTGCCCTGCCTTCATTATATACAGAAGTTTTATTATCTAATTGGGTATCAAACTGTACAATTAGGTTTGaatgcttttcaaaattatttctatatatatcatatttactAAGACATTCTTCTGTAGGATCATCTTCTTGTGAAAGGACTGACTTCAAACTGAAACCTCTTTCATTAGTGTGAAATTTCCAGAAGCCACCTGTTGCTCGCCTCTGTAATCTATCATTGTAGTCATATGAGTCTTCTAATTTGATGGTCTGGGTTTCTTCCTTTGTGAGTTTAGACATATTCTCCACTGGAGTACATGCTTGGACTTTAGTTTCccattctgaaataaaaaaaatataaaaagtctttattttgagaGAGGAAACTgccaaaatagaaacaaaataataaacatagatAAAATGCCCAAAGAGAACAGCTCTGAAAACGTCATCATCATGGCCTTTCAAATTTGGGAAAGGAGACAAAAAGGGCAAAAAAAAGGGAGACTAAGTTGTTGAAAACAGACAGGTTCTTCATATTCAACATGGACACAGAGGGAATAAAACAGATTAAGTCAGGTGACAGAGCTAAGAGAAGCCAAAACAGTGGTAACACTGTGTGGGATAACTTGGGATGGCTTCATGGATTAATTTATGTAATGGGTTCATAAAGTAGACATGCTGACTCTCATCACTCTCTCTTCCAATCTGCTCTGCACAATTCCACATAATATTCCTAAAGCAATTTCACCAAGTGCTTTCTATGCTCAAATATCTCTAGTAAATCTCCCATAGCCTAAAACAATGGTTTTCAAGGTAGTCCTCCCACTAGCAGCATAAGCATCACTATCATCAAGAAATGTGTTAACATTATTGGGTCTCACCCAGacatactgaatcagaaactctggcaGTAGAGCTGAGTAATCTGTTTTATTAAACCCAGCAGTTTTGCTACCTACCAAAGTTTAAGGACTAGTGGCTTAAActataaaagtgaaaaagtttAGAATACCTCCACTTGGCATTCAATCCCAGAATAACTAAGCCCTTTCTATTCTATATTCTATTCTGTCTCCTACTACAACTCATGTTCAGCTTAATTTAAAGTtacctgctatttttttttttttttttttttttggagacagactctgtgccatcttggcttactgcaacctctgcctcccaggttcatgtaattttcgtgcctcagactcctgaatagctgggattacaggcagtaaccaccatgcccagctaatttttgtatttttaatagagacacggtttcaccatgttggccaggctggcctcaaactcctggcctcaggtggtctgcctgcctcagcctcccaaagtgctagggttacaggtatgGGCTGCCACACCCGGCCTAAAGTTATCCACTACGCTTCATAATATTCTCTAGATGCCATGCTAATCCTAGACTCTAGGCCTTCTCTTATGATGCCTTCTCCACCTATTAAAAAAGCTGTTTACAGTCCAACTCATATTTCTCTCTACAATGcttctttgaatttaaaatacagattagaGGCCAAGCTCTGTGGCtttctcctgtaatcccagcactttgggaggccaaggcaggtggatcacttgaggtcaggagttcgagaccagcctggccatcatggcgaaattctctctctactaaaaataaaaaaatttagacagatgtggtggtgtgcacctgtagtcccagctacctgggaggctgaggcatgagaattgcttgagcccgggaggtggaggttgcagtgagccatgattgccccactgcactctagcctggatgacagagcaagatcctgtcttcaaaaaaaataaaataaaatatagattagGTTGAATCATATAGGAAATTGCCTTTTTTTATAAGTCAAAATGGCTGAATGTCAGTAACCCtatatggttcaacctaatatAGTATTGGGCTCATGACAGAACTTGGCTTTATATGAGTACAGTCATGGATTGCTTAACAATgaggatacgttctgagaaatgtggtGTTGGGTCAATTTCATCCCTGTGTGAGCATCATAGGGTATACTTATATGAACCTagatgatatacatatatgttctttttttaaacatggaaaGCTAAATGTACCAGCACTATTACTGAATATCAATAATTTCCCCTACTTGATCTGCAATACAAATATCAAGTGCTTATATATCAGGCTTCTATATATGCTCCATTGTtgtcttatgggaccactgtcatacaTGCAATTTGTTGTTGACCAAAAAatcattatgcagcacatgactgtaattcACAATTCTGTACATTTCTTATATTTCCAACCTAGGTGCAAATTCTGGAAATAGTTTATCCTTCTTacacatttcctttaaaaatggcCCAAGACTCTGGATATGGTGGCGACTCAACtgaaatggtaaaataaatgacattaacATGTAAAAAGGTGAACTCAAATCAAAGTGTACACAGatgtgcatgcatacacataaccaaacacacacacaccaaaccaaaccaaaccaaaaaggTTGACCCTCAATCGAACCTGGCTGTAATAAGGCAGTCAAATGTGTATTTGTTGCTGCCTATTAAGTTTCTTGTATAATTATTTAACACAAAATTTAAGTTGCAACCTCTATCCTTTGAAACCAGGTGGGAAACATATAACTTGCAAATATCAAGAATTACATAATGTAATTTAATCAAATACAGAATTTATAATATAGCAAAAATGGTactaaatatttcagaaactttCTAAGAGGCAAATCACAGTATAATACCTTTACAAATATATCTATTCAATTGAGTAATATGCAGTAATTGAAAATGACAGCTACATCATCAGTAAGGGACTAGTTATTAATAGAATAAGGGATAACAGAATATTGATAACTGATAATTAGGTAGGTCTAGGTACATTGACATGAAAAAGTGTGCAGGATACATTAAGTGAAGAAAAAAGCAGGTGTATAAAAAAATGTAGAGCAACATCCTAGCTGTGTAAAGATATGCTATTTGTGttacacacagacagacagacacacacacacacccccacccatcCACACATGTAATCTAAGGGGAGAAGGTCCTGGTCATGACTGAGGAGAGAGGTACACTTAATATTTGCTTCCTTGTACTGCTTGAATTTACAAactactttttttacttttattcaaatacaaaatcatagtttatataagaaaatgtttaggagtaatgttaaatgaaaaagagTATCATAACAAGCATGAAAACACatcagaagtggaaaaaaaattaccaaaatgctaataatgaTATAGGTTTTCGTTTCTAGTTTctaattttcaataaatttgcTATATTACTTTTGTTGCTATTTATTACTAGTAAGTAGTTATATTCCATTCCAGTAGGTgtagcaaaataaaaagtaataaagaaacATAGAAAATAGTTATATtactttcatgaaagaaaaaaatttataaaccaACTTTCTCAAACCAGGATTTGTTATTCCCCTCcccagaagaaaatgagaatatgGATGGACTGTACAAGTaggtatgtatacacacaaaaaagagatgaGATAATATCAGAAGCTGAATTCAACTTCTATGTAATCAGTATCAGTCTATGACAGATTGTACATACAACTGAAAAGTACTAAAGTTATAATTAACAAACTTAAAGTGAAAGACTGAATAATGACCAGGAATAAGTTGCTACTataaacacacttttttttttgatatggagttttgctttcgttgcccaggtgggagtgcaatggtgcgatctcggctcaccacaacctccacctcccgggttcaagcgattctcttgcctcagcctcctgagtagctgagattacaagcatgtgccactacgcctggctaattttgtatttttagtagatagggtttctccacgttggtcaggctggtcttgaactcctgacctcaggtgatccacccgcctcagcctctcaaagtgctgggattacaggcaagagtcactgcgcccggctgataaatgcacatttttaaacaaattagttTACCAAAACTTCTGAAACAGATCATTAAGCAGGGTTTAAATATGTGTTTATCACTAAAACCAGAAAG encodes:
- the ZNF287 gene encoding zinc finger protein 287 isoform X2; this encodes MRSDAEARSRRSRGAEASGPGFSGPGWNVQLLAGTLCALQGRELAEPEDPLPLSTEPATQAPVPASPLLPVALGPLRLPVGRVPATAPQNSTLSQDTPEEDPRGKHAFQAGWLNDLVTKESMTFKDVAVDITQEDWELMRPVQKELYKTVTLQNYWNMVSLGLTVYRPTVIPMLEEPWMVIKEILEGPSPEWETKVQACTPVENMSKLTKEETQTIKLEDSYDYNDRLQRRATGGFWKFHTNERGFSLKSVLSQEDDPTEECLSKYDIYRNNFEKHSNLIVQFDTQLDNKTSVYNEGRATFNHVSYGIVHRKILPGEKPYKCNVCGKKFRKYPSLLKHQSTHAKEKSYECEECGKEFRHISSLIAHQRMHTGEKPYECHQCGKAFSQRAHLTIHQRIHTGEKPYKCDDCGKDFSQRAHLTIHQRTHTGEKPYKCLECGKTFSHSSSLINHQRVHTGEKPYICNECGKTFSQSTHLLQHQKIHTGKKPYKCNECWKVFSQSTYLIRHQRIHSGEKCYKCNECGKAFAHSSTLIQHQTTHTGEKSYICNICGKAFSQSANLTQHHRTHTGEKPYKCSVCGKAFSQSVHLTQHQRIHNGEKPFKCNICGKAYRQGANLTQHQRIHTGEKPYKCNECGKAFIYSSSLNQHQRTHTGERPYKCNECDKDFSQRTCLIQHQRIHTGEKPYACRICGKTFTQSTNLIQHQRVHTGAKHRN
- the ZNF287 gene encoding zinc finger protein 287 isoform X1, with the translated sequence MLASSKRMNNSSRSQILLRWKSDKAQSGPYNVEKEILTSRFLRDTETCRQNFRNFPYPDLAGPRKALSQLRELCLKWLRPEIHSKEQILELLVLEQFLTILPGEVRTWVKSQYPESSEEAVTLVEDLTQILEEEAPQNSTLSQDTPEEDPRGKHAFQAGWLNDLVTKESMTFKDVAVDITQEDWELMRPVQKELYKTVTLQNYWNMVSLGLTVYRPTVIPMLEEPWMVIKEILEGPSPEWETKVQACTPVENMSKLTKEETQTIKLEDSYDYNDRLQRRATGGFWKFHTNERGFSLKSVLSQEDDPTEECLSKYDIYRNNFEKHSNLIVQFDTQLDNKTSVYNEGRATFNHVSYGIVHRKILPGEKPYKCNVCGKKFRKYPSLLKHQSTHAKEKSYECEECGKEFRHISSLIAHQRMHTGEKPYECHQCGKAFSQRAHLTIHQRIHTGEKPYKCDDCGKDFSQRAHLTIHQRTHTGEKPYKCLECGKTFSHSSSLINHQRVHTGEKPYICNECGKTFSQSTHLLQHQKIHTGKKPYKCNECWKVFSQSTYLIRHQRIHSGEKCYKCNECGKAFAHSSTLIQHQTTHTGEKSYICNICGKAFSQSANLTQHHRTHTGEKPYKCSVCGKAFSQSVHLTQHQRIHNGEKPFKCNICGKAYRQGANLTQHQRIHTGEKPYKCNECGKAFIYSSSLNQHQRTHTGERPYKCNECDKDFSQRTCLIQHQRIHTGEKPYACRICGKTFTQSTNLIQHQRVHTGAKHRN